DNA sequence from the Sphingomonas sp. genome:
CAGTTTCCCGAGCGGCGAATCAAACCACACGCCGCGTCTCAACGCCATTTTGCTTGCGTCCGACAGGGAGATTCGCCCGGCCGGAAAGGCTGTTTTAGGAAGCCGGGCGGAGTCCGATCAAGAGGGTAATGGAAGCGTCACAAAAAATAAAAATGTTGACACTGGAAAAGCGCGAAAACCCGAGGGTTTGAAATTTTTGCATTTTAAATCAATAGCCTGTACCGATTGCGGCTGTGCAGCATCGCGCGAATCGCGGAAAATGCTGGATTTTCGCGTCGGATGCCCCGCAGACGCAAAAAACCCGCCGACGAAAGGCCGGCGGGCCTGTTTTCTGGCTTTAGAACGACTTAGGCGAGTGCAGTCAGACGCCGCGACAGGCGCGACAATTTCCGCGACGCGGTGTTCTTGTGCACGACGCCCTTGGCGACGCCGCGAGCCAGCTCGGGCTGGACGCGCTTCAGCGCTTCGGCGGCAGTTGTCTTGTCGCCGGCGGCGAGCGCGGCCTCGACCTGCTTGACGAAGGTGCGGATGCGGCTGACGCGCGCGCCGTTGATTTCGGCGCGGCGGGTATTGCGGCGGATGCGCTTCTTGGCTTGCGGCGTGTTCGCCATCGTATTTCACTGCCTCTTTGCGAAAATGAAAAAGGCGCGGCTTTCCCCGCACCCGTCAGGCGGCGCCTCTACGCCGGGATGGCGTTCCGGTCAAGGTCAACGCTGGCAATTCGCGCAGAAGAAGGTGGAGCGGCCCGAATCGACCCGGCGCCGAATCACGCTTGCGCATGCCGGACAAGCCTCCCCTTCACGGCCATAGACCCGCCAGTCCTTCGAGAAATAGCCGAGCTCGCCATTGGGCTGGGCATAATCGCGCAGCGTCGATCCCCCCGCTGCGATCGCCGCGCCGAGCACACCCTTCACCGCCTCGGCCAGCCGATCGAGCCGCGTGCGGGAGATGCGCCCGGCCTCCCGCCCCGGATGGATACCGGCCAGGTTGAGCGCGTCGCAGACATAGATGTTGCCCAGGCCCGCGACGATCCGCTGATCGAGCAGCATCGCCTTGATCGGCGCGACCCGCCCGGCCAGAGCGGCGGCGAGCCGGGCGCCGTCGAACTCGGCGCCGAGCGGTTCGGGGCCCATCCCCACGAACGGCGGAGTCGCGGTCAGCGCGGCCGTTGGAACGAGGTCGAGCGAACCGAAACGCCTGGGGTCATTGAGCGCGAGGCGACGGCCCTCTTCCGTCTCGACCACCACATGGTCGTGCTTTCCGATGT
Encoded proteins:
- the rpsT gene encoding 30S ribosomal protein S20, whose translation is MANTPQAKKRIRRNTRRAEINGARVSRIRTFVKQVEAALAAGDKTTAAEALKRVQPELARGVAKGVVHKNTASRKLSRLSRRLTALA
- the mutM gene encoding bifunctional DNA-formamidopyrimidine glycosylase/DNA-(apurinic or apyrimidinic site) lyase translates to MPELPEVETTVRGLAAVLDGRRIASIELRRADLRRPFPPDLRQRLTGARITGLSRRAKYGLIETDRDDTLVFHLGMSGSWRIDPDDIGKHDHVVVETEEGRRLALNDPRRFGSLDLVPTAALTATPPFVGMGPEPLGAEFDGARLAAALAGRVAPIKAMLLDQRIVAGLGNIYVCDALNLAGIHPGREAGRISRTRLDRLAEAVKGVLGAAIAAGGSTLRDYAQPNGELGYFSKDWRVYGREGEACPACASVIRRRVDSGRSTFFCANCQR